A window of Cheilinus undulatus linkage group 1, ASM1832078v1, whole genome shotgun sequence contains these coding sequences:
- the LOC121514959 gene encoding solute carrier family 25 member 44-like produces MQQKRNIQIIEWEDLDKKKFYSFGVFMTMTIRATVYPATLIRTRLQVQRGKSLYSGTFDAFFKILRTEGVRGLYRGFMVNTFTLISGQAYITTYELVRKYVSQYSEDNTVKSLVAGGSASLVAQSITVPIDVVSQQLMMQGQGEHLTRFRLNSNSEKGKPKKFFGQTRNIMAQIFAADGFRGFYRGYVASLLTYIPNSAVWWPFYHFYAEQLSNLAPSDCPHLILQATAGPLAAATASTVTNPMDVVRARVQVEGRTSVIETFRQLIKEEGFWGLTKGLSARIISSTPTAIVMVVGYETLKKLSLRPELVDSRHW; encoded by the exons ATGCAGCAGAAAAGGAACATCCAGATCATCGAATGGGAGGACCTGGACAAAAAGAAGTTCTACTCTTTCGGGGTGTTCATGACGATGACCATCCGGGCCACCGTCTACCCAGCCACTCTAATCCGTACACGGCTTCAGGTGCAGCGGGGAAAATCTCTCTACAGCGGCACGTTTGATGCCTTCTTTAAGATTCTGCGGACGGAGGGTGTCCGTGGACTTTATCGCGGCTTTATGGTTAACACCTTCACGCTGATTTCAGGGCAGGCTTACATAACCACCTATGAGCTGGTGAGGAAATATGTCTCCCAGTACTCTGAGGACAATACAGTCAAGTCTCTGGTGGCAGGTGGTTCAGCCTCCCTGGTTGCTCAGAGCATCACTGTTCCTATAGACGTTGTCTCTCAGCAGTTGATGATGCAGGGCCAAGGGGAGCACCTCACCCGCTTCAGACTCAACTCTAACTCAGAGAAGGGAAAGCCCAAAAAATTCTTTGGCCAAACAAGGAACATTATGGCTCAGATTTTTGCTGCTGATGGTTTCAGGGGCTTCTATAGAGGATATGTGGCTTCATTACTCACTTACATCCCAAACAGTGCTGTCTGGTGGCCTTTCTATCATTTCTATGCGG AGCAGCTCTCTAATCTGGCTCCCAGTGACTGCCCTCATCTGATTCTACAAGCCACAGCAGGACCTCTGGCAGCTGCAACTGCCTCCACTGTCACCAACCCGATGGACGTAGTCAGAGCCCGAGTACAG GTTGAAGGGAGGACCTCAGTCATTGAGACGTTCAGGCAGCTGATCAAAGAGGAGGGCTTCTGGGGACTGACCAAAGGACTGTCTGCCCGCATCATTTCCTCTACACCCACCGCCATCGTCATGGTAGTCGGATACGAGACGTTAAAGAAACTGAGTTTGAGACCAGAGCTGGTGGACTCGAGACACTGGTAG